A genomic segment from Actinoplanes sichuanensis encodes:
- a CDS encoding GrpB family protein, with translation MSIEVIDYDPAWPDMAAAAITELRPVLHGVVAAIEHIGSTAVPGLAAKPTIDLMAAAADFDEVDRRAPALAELGYQRHANGMTDRLLYVRFARGRRTHILHVVAEDSWPTRNQRILRDYLRAHPREAARYAELKRNLAKAGTHPGDYARAKTALIQELTDRARAERGLPSLPVREKEQR, from the coding sequence ATGAGCATCGAAGTGATCGATTACGACCCGGCGTGGCCGGACATGGCGGCTGCCGCGATCACCGAGCTGCGCCCGGTGCTGCACGGCGTCGTGGCCGCGATCGAGCACATCGGCTCGACGGCCGTCCCCGGTTTGGCGGCCAAGCCGACGATCGACCTGATGGCCGCCGCGGCCGACTTCGACGAGGTGGACCGGCGCGCGCCCGCATTGGCCGAGCTCGGCTATCAGCGGCACGCCAACGGCATGACCGACCGCCTGCTCTACGTGCGCTTCGCGCGGGGCCGGCGGACCCACATCCTGCACGTGGTGGCCGAGGACAGCTGGCCGACCCGCAATCAGCGAATCCTGCGTGACTATCTGCGAGCCCATCCGCGGGAGGCCGCACGATACGCCGAATTGAAGCGGAACCTGGCGAAGGCGGGCACGCATCCCGGCGACTACGCACGAGCGAAGACCGCGCTCATCCAGGAACTGACCGATCGGGCCCGCGCCGAACGCGGCCTGCCCTCGCTGCCGGTCCGGGAGAAGGAACAGCGCTGA
- a CDS encoding ABC transporter ATP-binding protein: MTSDHTLTVERLTVGYADRQVIESLDLLVPPGRITAIVGANACGKSTLLRSMSRLLAPRAGHVLLDGREVHRMPAKELARTLGLLPQSPIAPEGITVADLVGRGRNPHQRLLSRWSRDDDRAVAAALDATHTADLADRSVDELSGGQRQRVWIAMALAQQTDVLLLDEPTTFLDVSHQIEVLDLLTDLNTNRGTTIVMVLHDLNMAARYADHLIALAGGGLHAAGTPGEVLTEACVRAVFGLDSRVITDPVSGKPLMLPIGRHHVHPARA; the protein is encoded by the coding sequence GTGACCAGCGACCACACGCTCACGGTGGAGCGCCTGACGGTCGGATACGCCGATCGTCAGGTCATCGAGTCCCTCGACCTGCTCGTACCGCCCGGCCGCATCACCGCCATCGTCGGCGCGAACGCCTGCGGCAAGTCGACGCTGCTCCGCTCGATGTCACGGCTGCTCGCACCACGCGCCGGCCACGTCCTCCTGGACGGCCGTGAGGTCCACCGGATGCCGGCCAAGGAACTCGCACGCACTCTCGGCCTGCTCCCCCAGTCACCCATCGCCCCCGAAGGCATCACCGTCGCCGACCTGGTCGGCCGCGGCCGTAACCCACACCAGCGACTCCTGTCCCGCTGGAGCCGCGACGACGACCGGGCGGTGGCGGCGGCCCTCGACGCCACCCACACCGCCGACCTGGCCGACCGCTCCGTCGACGAACTCTCCGGCGGACAGCGCCAGCGCGTGTGGATCGCGATGGCTCTCGCTCAGCAAACCGATGTGCTGCTACTCGACGAGCCCACCACCTTCCTCGACGTCAGCCACCAGATCGAGGTCCTCGACCTGCTCACCGACCTGAACACCAACCGTGGCACCACGATCGTGATGGTCCTGCACGACCTGAACATGGCGGCCCGCTACGCGGACCACCTGATCGCGCTGGCCGGCGGAGGCCTGCACGCGGCGGGCACGCCGGGCGAGGTCCTGACCGAGGCTTGCGTACGGGCGGTCTTCGGCCTGGACAGTCGGGTGATCACGGACCCCGTCTCCGGCAAGCCCCTGATGCTCCCGATCGGCCGCCACCACGTCCATCCGGCTCGGGCTTGA
- a CDS encoding iron-siderophore ABC transporter substrate-binding protein, whose translation MRATRFLAGIIAVTTALALTACGESADDKAAPASSGAASAAFPVTITHAFGSTTIEKKPERVATVNWANHEVPLALGIVPVGYAKANFGDEDGDGLLPWDAAKLKELGASTPVLFDETDGIDFEGVANTKPDVILAAYSGLTQQDYDTLSKIAPVVAYPKTAWSTSWRESIRLESKALGLATEGDALIATIEKQMTDEAARYPKLAGKSVMFLTHIDPTDLSKISFYTTHDTRAQFFTDLGMKHPASIEKASATTSEFSLTQSAEQVQNLSDVDIIVTYGDAEGTMLGALQKDPLLSKVPAIARGSFVSLPGSTPVATAANPTPLAVSFVLKDYVDLLGKAADKL comes from the coding sequence ATGCGCGCCACCCGATTCCTCGCCGGGATCATCGCCGTAACCACCGCTCTCGCGCTCACCGCTTGCGGTGAGTCCGCCGACGACAAGGCCGCACCGGCTTCGTCGGGCGCCGCCTCGGCCGCGTTCCCGGTCACCATCACCCACGCGTTCGGCAGCACCACCATCGAGAAGAAGCCCGAGCGGGTCGCCACCGTCAACTGGGCCAACCACGAGGTGCCGCTGGCCCTTGGCATCGTCCCGGTCGGTTACGCCAAGGCCAACTTCGGCGACGAGGACGGCGACGGTCTGCTCCCCTGGGACGCCGCCAAGCTCAAGGAACTCGGCGCGTCGACCCCGGTGCTGTTCGACGAGACCGACGGCATCGACTTCGAAGGTGTCGCCAACACCAAGCCCGACGTCATCCTGGCCGCCTACTCCGGGCTCACCCAGCAGGACTACGACACCCTCAGCAAGATCGCACCGGTCGTCGCGTACCCGAAGACCGCCTGGTCGACGTCGTGGCGCGAGAGCATCCGACTGGAGAGCAAAGCGCTCGGCCTGGCCACCGAGGGTGACGCGCTGATCGCCACCATCGAGAAGCAGATGACGGACGAGGCCGCGCGTTACCCGAAGCTGGCCGGCAAGTCGGTGATGTTCCTGACCCACATCGACCCGACCGACCTCAGCAAGATCAGCTTCTACACGACGCACGACACCCGCGCCCAGTTCTTCACCGACCTCGGCATGAAGCACCCGGCCAGCATCGAGAAGGCGTCCGCCACCACCTCGGAGTTCAGTCTCACGCAGAGCGCCGAGCAGGTGCAGAACCTCAGCGACGTCGACATCATCGTCACCTACGGCGACGCCGAGGGCACCATGCTGGGCGCCCTGCAGAAGGACCCGCTGCTGTCGAAGGTCCCGGCCATCGCCCGCGGCTCGTTCGTGTCGCTGCCCGGCAGCACCCCGGTCGCCACCGCCGCCAACCCGACGCCGCTGGCCGTCTCGTTCGTGCTCAAGGACTACGTCGACCTGCTCGGCAAGGCCGCCGACAAGCTCTGA
- a CDS encoding ABC transporter ATP-binding protein, with protein sequence MTDQPLLVAENLRLNFGETKALDDASLHVWPGEVVALMGPSGSGKSTLLHCLAGILQPESGRVGYDGRDLTAMSDSERSALRRGEFGFVFQFGQLVPELTCVENVALPLRLSGAGRREAHRTATDWLERLEVGEVAGKRPGQVSGGQGQRVAVARALVSRPRVVFADEPTGALDSLNGELVMKLFIAAARDTGAAVVLVTHEPRVAAYSDREAVVRDGRVREQEYAQ encoded by the coding sequence ATGACCGATCAACCGCTGCTGGTCGCCGAGAATCTGCGGCTCAACTTCGGCGAGACCAAGGCGCTCGACGACGCCTCTCTGCACGTCTGGCCGGGTGAGGTGGTCGCGCTGATGGGCCCGTCCGGCTCCGGCAAGTCGACCCTGCTGCACTGCCTGGCCGGCATCCTTCAGCCCGAGTCCGGCCGGGTCGGTTATGACGGCCGCGACCTGACCGCGATGTCCGACAGCGAGCGGAGCGCCCTGCGGCGTGGGGAGTTCGGATTCGTCTTCCAGTTCGGGCAGCTCGTGCCGGAGTTGACCTGTGTGGAAAACGTGGCGCTTCCGCTGCGACTGTCCGGTGCCGGCCGGCGGGAGGCGCATCGCACCGCCACCGACTGGCTGGAGCGCCTGGAGGTCGGTGAGGTGGCCGGTAAACGTCCCGGTCAGGTCTCCGGCGGCCAGGGCCAGCGAGTCGCCGTGGCCCGGGCGCTGGTCAGCCGTCCCCGAGTGGTGTTCGCCGACGAGCCGACCGGCGCGCTCGACTCGCTCAACGGCGAGCTGGTGATGAAGCTGTTCATCGCCGCCGCGCGTGACACCGGCGCCGCGGTCGTGCTCGTCACCCACGAGCCCCGGGTCGCGGCGTATTCCGACCGGGAGGCCGTGGTGCGTGACGGCCGGGTCCGCGAGCAGGAGTATGCGCAGTGA
- a CDS encoding FecCD family ABC transporter permease, protein MTQTEIPSGPDVATVRRPARVRLAWLLVVVALLLLVMLASVAFGSRIVGWADITAAFGGTDETLNQAAVVKRIPRTVLAVLVGAALALSGAVMQGVTRNPLADPGILGVNMGAMLAIAVAMVTFGLTTATQYIWVAIAGAAVSTLFVYGVGSLGRGGATPLKIALAGAATSAALASLVVAVVLPRGDIAENFQSWQVGGVGGVGWESITTVLPFLTAGLIVCLLCARPLNSLALGDELAAGLGERVALIRGVAALGAVVLCGAATAVAGPIAFVGLIVPHMCRLLVGLDHRWLLPYVALAGAALLTAADVLGRVVNRPDEIAAGIITALVGAPFFIYIVRRQKVREL, encoded by the coding sequence ATGACGCAGACGGAAATCCCGTCCGGGCCGGACGTCGCCACCGTGCGGCGCCCGGCCCGGGTGCGCCTGGCCTGGCTCCTCGTCGTCGTCGCGCTGCTGCTCCTGGTGATGCTCGCCTCGGTCGCCTTCGGCTCCCGCATCGTCGGCTGGGCCGACATCACCGCCGCGTTCGGCGGGACCGACGAGACGCTCAACCAGGCGGCGGTGGTCAAACGCATCCCGCGTACGGTCCTCGCCGTGCTCGTCGGCGCCGCCCTCGCCCTGTCCGGCGCGGTCATGCAGGGCGTCACCCGCAATCCGCTCGCCGACCCGGGCATCCTCGGCGTCAACATGGGCGCCATGCTGGCGATCGCGGTCGCCATGGTGACGTTCGGCCTGACCACCGCCACCCAGTACATCTGGGTCGCGATCGCCGGGGCCGCCGTCTCCACCCTGTTCGTCTACGGGGTCGGGTCGCTCGGCCGCGGCGGCGCCACCCCACTCAAGATCGCTCTCGCCGGCGCGGCCACCTCGGCCGCGCTCGCCTCCCTGGTCGTCGCGGTGGTGCTGCCGCGCGGCGACATCGCCGAGAACTTCCAGTCCTGGCAGGTCGGCGGAGTCGGCGGCGTCGGCTGGGAGAGCATCACCACGGTCCTGCCGTTCCTGACCGCCGGGCTGATCGTCTGCCTGCTCTGCGCCCGCCCGCTGAACTCGCTGGCCCTCGGCGACGAACTCGCGGCCGGCCTCGGTGAACGGGTCGCCCTGATCCGCGGGGTCGCGGCCCTCGGCGCGGTCGTCCTGTGCGGCGCGGCCACCGCGGTCGCCGGGCCGATCGCGTTCGTCGGGCTGATCGTCCCGCACATGTGCCGGCTGCTCGTCGGGCTCGACCATCGGTGGCTGCTGCCGTACGTCGCCCTGGCCGGTGCCGCCCTGCTGACCGCCGCCGACGTGCTCGGCCGTGTCGTGAACCGGCCCGACGAGATCGCCGCCGGCATCATCACCGCGCTGGTCGGGGCGCCGTTCTTCATCTACATCGTCCGCCGTCAGAAAGTACGTGAGCTGTGA
- a CDS encoding PadR family transcriptional regulator, translating to MSVTFALLGLLENGPRHGYDLKRTYDDTFGRDRALHYGQVYSTMARLLKNGLVEVESEPGDGPDRKRYAITHAGVTDVAEWIGRPEKPEPYLQSTLYTKVVLALLTGRDANEVLDSQRAEHLRMMRELTRRKSDGDLADELICDHALFHLEADLRWLELTAARLDRLAARVRP from the coding sequence ATGTCAGTCACCTTCGCCTTGCTGGGTCTGTTGGAAAACGGGCCACGCCACGGCTACGACCTGAAGCGCACCTATGACGACACCTTCGGCCGTGACCGGGCACTGCACTACGGGCAGGTCTACTCGACCATGGCCCGGCTGCTGAAGAACGGCCTGGTCGAGGTCGAGTCCGAGCCGGGCGACGGCCCCGACCGCAAGCGTTACGCGATCACCCATGCCGGCGTCACCGACGTGGCGGAGTGGATCGGCCGTCCGGAGAAGCCGGAGCCGTATCTGCAGAGCACCCTCTACACCAAGGTCGTGCTGGCCCTACTGACCGGCCGCGACGCCAACGAGGTGCTCGACTCCCAGCGGGCCGAGCACCTGCGGATGATGCGGGAGCTGACCCGGCGTAAAAGCGACGGCGACCTCGCCGACGAGCTGATCTGCGATCACGCCCTGTTCCACCTCGAGGCCGACCTGCGCTGGCTGGAGCTGACCGCCGCCCGCCTGGACCGTCTGGCCGCCCGCGTCCGCCCGTGA
- a CDS encoding FecCD family ABC transporter permease has product MSTTTLEAVTRGRVRRARRRQAVLTVLAVAVSAIFAVSLMVGQTFYPPADVLAVILGETVPGASFTVGELRLPRAVLALLTGLCFGLGGVTFQTMLRNPLASPDIIGISSAAGAAASFGIIVLDLSDGEVSVFAIVAALGVAIVIYVLSFKDGVAGTRLVLIGIGIAAMLNSATSYILDQAGQWDLQAATRWLNGSLNGSTWDEVVPVLFALAVFGPVLLGQGRNLTMLQLGDDTAAALGTRLERTRLIAIVAAVGLIAFATSATGPIAFVAFLAGPIAARLVGPGGSFLLPAALVGALLVLAADFLGQFAFDTRFPVGVITGVLGAPYLIFLLIRTNRAGGSL; this is encoded by the coding sequence GTGAGCACCACGACCCTCGAGGCCGTCACCCGCGGCCGGGTCCGGCGGGCGCGACGGCGGCAGGCGGTGCTGACCGTTCTGGCCGTGGCGGTGTCCGCGATCTTCGCCGTATCGCTGATGGTCGGCCAGACCTTCTACCCACCCGCCGACGTGCTCGCCGTCATCCTCGGCGAGACGGTGCCCGGCGCGTCGTTCACGGTCGGGGAACTGCGCCTGCCCCGGGCCGTGCTCGCTCTGCTCACCGGCCTGTGTTTCGGGCTCGGCGGGGTGACCTTCCAAACGATGCTCCGCAATCCGCTGGCCAGCCCCGACATCATCGGCATCAGCTCGGCGGCGGGAGCGGCGGCCTCGTTCGGCATCATCGTGCTCGACCTCAGCGACGGCGAGGTCTCGGTCTTCGCGATCGTCGCCGCACTCGGGGTGGCCATCGTCATCTACGTCCTGTCGTTCAAGGACGGCGTGGCCGGAACCCGGCTCGTCCTGATCGGCATCGGCATCGCGGCCATGCTCAACAGCGCCACGTCCTACATCCTCGACCAGGCCGGGCAGTGGGATCTCCAGGCGGCCACCCGGTGGCTCAACGGCAGTCTCAACGGGTCCACCTGGGACGAGGTCGTCCCGGTCCTGTTCGCACTGGCCGTCTTCGGGCCGGTGCTCCTCGGCCAGGGCCGCAACCTGACCATGCTCCAACTGGGTGACGACACGGCGGCGGCCCTCGGCACCCGGCTGGAACGAACCCGCCTGATCGCCATCGTCGCCGCGGTCGGTCTGATCGCCTTCGCCACGTCGGCCACCGGCCCGATCGCGTTCGTGGCCTTCCTGGCCGGACCGATCGCCGCCCGTCTGGTCGGGCCGGGCGGCTCGTTCCTCCTGCCGGCAGCCCTGGTCGGGGCCCTGCTCGTCCTGGCGGCGGACTTCCTGGGGCAGTTCGCTTTCGACACCCGCTTTCCGGTCGGGGTCATCACCGGGGTGCTCGGCGCCCCGTACCTGATCTTCCTTTTGATCCGCACCAACCGCGCCGGCGGCTCCCTGTGA